In the genome of Abyssalbus ytuae, the window CGGTAGCCGTAGGATAAGAAGAACGAACATCGCTGATAGCAATTTTACAACCAACGACTTTATCAATAAAAATCATATCTGCCTGGATACTATCGGTGATAGTTACAGTATCAATACCATAGTAGCCGCAAAGCATAAAAGCTGACACCCCTTCCTGTTCTAACGATTTAACTTTACCGTATAGCGTTCTTATATTTCGGGCAGTACCGTCAGTTCCCAACAATCCTACTACAGTAGTGGTACCACAGGAAATTAATTCACCAAGCGTTACTTCCGGGGTCATAGATGAAAAGCCGTTTTTTCCTCCGGCGCCTATAATGTGTATATGCTGATCAATAATTCCGGGCGTAATAATTTTTCCTTTAGCATCCCATACACGGGCATGGTTTGTAAAGGCATTCAGGTTGGGAGAAATTGCAGCAATTTTTTCTCCGGAAATAAGAATATCCTGTTTTCCCAGGTATTCCGGAGAATATAATTCTGCATTTTTTATTAGTGTTAACATATAATTTATATAAAATGATAACAGAGCATAATAATTAAGGCTACTGTTAAGGGGATTAAATTTCTTTTTACTATATCAAGAGTTGAAACTTTAGCAATTTCTGAGACTGCAATAATTATTCCTGCTACCGGTGACACGGTTCTTCCCATTGAAGCCGATAATTGCATTGGTAAAATAAGTGATGTACTTGTTGCACCTAATTTTGCAGCAATTTTTGGTACCAGCGGTCCGAAAGCAAAGAAGGAGGCGTTACCACTCCCCATGAGCATGGAAGCAAGAAAAATCATTACTGTCATAACGATGCTAATACCAACGGCACCAAACCCGATGTTTTGGGAAACTTCAATTAAACCGTCAATAAATCCTAAGCTGATAAGGCCTTTGGCAAAAATGTCGGCAGCAATAATAAGCGTTACCACACTTTTAAATATATTACCCATTCCTCCCCAGAAAATTTTGAGAGAATCGAATACAGTTTTTATGTTTCGGGTTCTCACTAATTCAAAAAATAATGCTATAAATAAACTTATAAACATCGCCGTAGTTGTATCCAATGAAACAGGCGATTTGAAGAAATTAAAAAGTTCAGAAAAAATAATTAATAGTAAGATGGGGAGGATGGGAATAACAGCATAAACCAGGGGAACACGTATTGGCTCTTCCTTGATTTCTTTTTTATGTATATGTTCATTATTCTTTTTATCATAATACCGGTTAACAAAATAATATGTAATCATCATAGAAATACTTAATGGCAATACCAGTGGTATTTGATGATTTAAAAAGAATGATATGGTGTCCATTTCTACAATACTGGTAGCACTGGCTGTAATGGCCGATGCCGGTCCCATTCCAAAGGCAGTACTTGCAGTAATAACTGAGGCGGCAGATATTTTACTTACACCTAAGTTAGTTAAGATAGGATACAAAGAAGCCATTAAAAGTAAGCCTAATCCTGCAGCAGAGGGAATTGCTACAAATAAAACCTGCCCCATGGGAATTACTAATGATGCAGCAATATAGGGGTAGGATTTAAAGAGTTTTAGGGGTTTCATAGCTACATGTACCAGGGCATTAGAGGCACCTATTTTATCAATGTATGCTACAAAACCACCTATTGACATAATCATGAGGCCAACTCCTGCATTGGTTTTGGCAAAAGATTCTTTGATATATTTGAACAGATCAAAAC includes:
- the dcuC gene encoding C4-dicarboxylate transporter DcuC; its protein translation is MSITPVIPLLFIVVTAWLLLKKYHPHAVLLISGLLMLLIALLIKHKMPVLEEPTGFTGFDLFKYIKESFAKTNAGVGLMIMSIGGFVAYIDKIGASNALVHVAMKPLKLFKSYPYIAASLVIPMGQVLFVAIPSAAGLGLLLMASLYPILTNLGVSKISAASVITASTAFGMGPASAITASATSIVEMDTISFFLNHQIPLVLPLSISMMITYYFVNRYYDKKNNEHIHKKEIKEEPIRVPLVYAVIPILPILLLIIFSELFNFFKSPVSLDTTTAMFISLFIALFFELVRTRNIKTVFDSLKIFWGGMGNIFKSVVTLIIAADIFAKGLISLGFIDGLIEVSQNIGFGAVGISIVMTVMIFLASMLMGSGNASFFAFGPLVPKIAAKLGATSTSLILPMQLSASMGRTVSPVAGIIIAVSEIAKVSTLDIVKRNLIPLTVALIIMLCYHFI